A single window of Penaeus vannamei isolate JL-2024 chromosome 24, ASM4276789v1, whole genome shotgun sequence DNA harbors:
- the LOC138866191 gene encoding beta-1,3-galactosyltransferase 4-like, whose amino-acid sequence MACRRAGASQVIAAAATFAGLYLTLGIVWEEGQSALPPSPTTHAGVPRHRAPPMRSYPGLYPPPAPLLDLPAYSFVANSPACGTEVEPLLLVILVFSHPAHGALREAHRTAASWEVLQKLGARRVFLLADGSGDAQSGYASVPVADMVAESGRFRDLVVADFRDHYRNLTYKHALALTWASSFCSRAKYILKMDDDMMVDLWGLAAMLREGLVANSKGVVISGQDFPKKSAFRGAETADAVLKHERLARSAWRTAPGEPQQKLLSPASLWAAGLVQRGLAPQRNHGKWHVSLEEYPKRLYPTFLSGWAYVITQPAAAAIMTAARARDHALPFWIDDVYMTGMLAATAGVARYALNQHYSLVTGAASCCLEGPTHLHPQRSVTPLCGLLVAPSDKNTSLLAHWVKAARKCHLKGACPSPPPSSCPPTRPHYAVGTVIPLS is encoded by the coding sequence ATGGCGTGCAGGCGCGCGGGCGCGAGCCAGGTGATCGCCGCAGCGGCGACTTTCGCAGGACTGTACTTGACTCTTGGCATCGTATGGGAGGAAGGGCaatctgctctccctccctcacccacgacACACGCAGGCGTCCCTCGGCATCGTGCCCCGCCCATGCGTTCCTACCCAGGTCTCTATCCTCCCCCGGCGCCCTTGCTCGACCTTCCAGCTTACTCCTTCGTCGCCAACAGCCCCGCCTGTGGCACGGAGGTCGAGCCCCTGCTGCTGGTTATCCTCGTGTTTTCGCACCCCGCCCACGGGGCCCTCAGGGAAGCCCACAGAACTGCTGCGTCTTGGGAGGTTCTGCAAAAACTTGGGGCGCGGAGGGTGTTCCTGCTGGCGGACGGCAGCGGTGACGCTCAGAGCGGGTACGCGAGCGTGCCCGTGGCGGACATGGTAGCGGAGAGCGGGCGCTTCCGAGACCTTGTCGTCGCGGACTTCCGTGACCATTACCGCAACCTGACCTACAAGCACGCCCTTGCCCTGACCTGGGCCTCGTCCTTCTGCTCGCGCGCAAAGTATATTCTCAAAATGGACGACGACATGATGGTCGACCTGTGGGGCCTTGCAGCCATGCTGCGCGAGGGCCTCGTCGCGAACAGCAAAGGCGTCGTGATCAGTGGGCAAGATTTCCCCAAAAAGAGTGCTTTTCGGGGAGCGGAGACCGCAGACGCGGTTCTCAAGCACGAGCGTTTAGCAAGGAGCGCCTGGAGGACTGCACCGGGCGAGCCTCAGCAGAAACTGCTGAGCCCCGCCAGCTTGTGGGCGGCGGGTCTAGTGCAGCGCGGGCTGGCTCCCCAGCGCAACCACGGGAAATGGCACGTTAGTCTCGAGGAATACCCCAAGCGACTCTACCCGACTTTCCTGTCCGGGTGGGCCTACGTCATCACTCAGCCTGCCGCCGCAGCTATCATGACAGCCGCCCGCGCCCGCGACCACGCGCTCCCTTTCTGGATCGATGATGTGTACATGACGGGGATGCTGGCGGCGACGGCGGGCGTGGCACGATACGCCCTCAACCAGCACTACTCTCTCGTCACGGGGGCCGCCTCCTGCTGCCTTGAGGGCCCAACGCATCTGCATCCCCAAAGATCTGTAACACCGCTCTGCGGCCTCCTCGTGGCGCCCAGCGACAAGAACACCAGTCTGCTCGCCCACTGGGTGAAGGCTGCGCGGAAATGCCACCTGAAGGGCGCgtgcccctcacccccaccctcctcctgccCACCAACACGCCCACATTACGCGGTGGGCACTGTGATACCGCTGTCCTGA